The following proteins come from a genomic window of Geomonas sp. RF6:
- a CDS encoding efflux transporter outer membrane subunit — MRRLWVWIIAASLCGCMVGPDYRRPPVDAPQSFHFEEKDARDTADTEWWKAFGDPVLDGLIAEALAHNKNLKIAAANVEQAAAILTQTRSPLFPQVGYDALAARQRGSESSGVPLPSGLTNPYNSVQVLAGASWELDLWGRIRRLSESARAQLFASEEARRGVVLSLVASVAGGYLQLRGLDEQLLVANRNLASYAEGVRLFELQFHYGQISQMEVEQARTQYETAAATIPQLENQIAQTEHAISILLGRNPGGIPRGKMLSELGCPAVPAGLPSQLLERRPDLRQAEQNLIAANALIGAAKALYFPTIALTGSYGYESSRLSGLFEGPARIWSYAGSITGPLFTAGAISGQVRQTEAAREAAIVGYQAAIQSAFADVENALVARQKLAGQIEAQQRLVIAGREYERLAKLQYEGGYVPYLTVLSAQQQLFPAELTLVQVKAALYTAYVNLYKAMGGGWVTAADRATVPPPSETGATVPVQAPPAAPAAAPAPPAAAPPPSTPAPAVTPAGEQGKGPLP; from the coding sequence ATGCGTCGACTCTGGGTATGGATAATCGCCGCCTCCCTGTGCGGCTGCATGGTGGGGCCGGACTACCGGCGCCCGCCGGTCGATGCGCCGCAATCGTTCCACTTCGAGGAGAAGGATGCGCGCGATACAGCGGACACGGAATGGTGGAAGGCGTTCGGCGACCCGGTCCTTGACGGGCTGATCGCCGAGGCGCTGGCGCACAACAAGAACCTGAAGATCGCCGCAGCCAATGTGGAACAGGCCGCAGCGATCCTCACCCAGACCCGCTCTCCGCTCTTTCCTCAGGTCGGGTACGACGCCCTGGCTGCGCGGCAGCGGGGGAGCGAATCGAGTGGGGTCCCCCTCCCCTCCGGGCTGACCAACCCGTACAACTCGGTGCAGGTCCTCGCCGGGGCAAGCTGGGAGCTCGACCTCTGGGGGCGGATCAGGAGACTCTCCGAATCGGCCCGGGCGCAGCTCTTTGCCTCGGAGGAGGCCCGGCGCGGCGTCGTCCTCTCCCTCGTCGCCTCTGTGGCGGGCGGCTATCTGCAGCTGCGCGGCCTGGACGAGCAGCTTCTCGTCGCCAACCGCAACCTCGCCTCTTACGCGGAGGGGGTGCGGCTCTTCGAGCTGCAGTTCCACTACGGCCAGATCTCCCAGATGGAGGTGGAGCAGGCCCGCACCCAGTACGAAACAGCGGCGGCGACCATCCCCCAGCTGGAGAACCAGATCGCCCAGACCGAGCACGCCATCTCCATCCTCCTGGGGCGCAACCCGGGGGGGATCCCGCGGGGGAAGATGCTCTCCGAGCTCGGATGCCCCGCCGTTCCGGCAGGGCTCCCCTCCCAGCTGCTGGAGCGCCGTCCCGATCTGCGCCAGGCTGAGCAGAACCTCATCGCGGCAAACGCCCTCATAGGGGCCGCCAAGGCGCTGTACTTCCCCACCATTGCCCTCACCGGCAGCTACGGCTACGAGAGCTCGCGCCTCTCCGGGCTCTTCGAGGGCCCCGCACGCATCTGGAGCTATGCCGGATCGATCACCGGCCCCCTCTTCACGGCCGGCGCGATCTCCGGGCAGGTCCGGCAGACCGAGGCGGCACGGGAGGCTGCGATCGTAGGATACCAGGCCGCGATCCAGAGCGCCTTCGCCGACGTGGAAAACGCCCTCGTGGCGCGCCAGAAGCTGGCGGGGCAGATCGAGGCGCAGCAGAGGCTGGTAATAGCCGGGCGCGAATACGAACGGCTGGCGAAGCTCCAGTACGAGGGGGGGTACGTGCCGTACCTTACCGTGCTGAGCGCCCAGCAGCAGCTCTTTCCCGCGGAGCTCACACTGGTCCAGGTGAAGGCCGCCCTCTACACAGCCTACGTCAACCTGTACAAGGCGATGGGCGGAGGGTGGGTCACTGCCGCCGACAGGGCAACCGTGCCCCCCCCTTCGGAAACGGGTGCGACCGTCCCGGTGCAGGCGCCTCCTGCCGCCCCCGCCGCGGCGCCGGCACCACCCGCCGCCGCACCGCCACCCTCGACTCCGGCGCCAGCGGTCACACCGGCCGGCGAGCAGGGAAAGGGACCCCTTCCATGA
- a CDS encoding potassium channel family protein translates to MKGAVKGICSSFWGRFLGEEGLSIFLLFLFLSLLLGPFLDRLPSRPINSLVFTLVMVAGVAKISRCVELRFLAGGAALVAIMLRWLTHLIPSPALERWSSWASLIFMAVLTCVVLMQVFMEERQVTAHLIRGAIAAYLLFGITWSILYTLLDQTIPGAFTMNVPAGAERQERFVYFSFVTLTTVGYGDITPSHDISRMFAVAEALVGQLYPATLLARLVSLEASHEERGGSRVPWDGDGKGGEGC, encoded by the coding sequence ATGAAAGGAGCCGTGAAGGGAATCTGCAGCTCCTTTTGGGGACGATTCCTCGGAGAGGAAGGGCTCTCCATCTTCCTGCTCTTCCTTTTCTTATCCCTGCTGCTCGGGCCCTTTCTGGACCGGCTCCCCTCACGGCCGATTAACAGCCTCGTCTTCACACTGGTTATGGTGGCCGGGGTGGCGAAAATCTCTCGCTGCGTCGAGTTGAGGTTTCTGGCTGGGGGAGCTGCCCTCGTCGCCATCATGCTGCGCTGGCTGACCCATCTCATCCCCTCCCCCGCGCTGGAGCGCTGGAGCAGCTGGGCCTCTCTCATCTTTATGGCAGTGCTGACGTGCGTGGTCCTCATGCAGGTCTTTATGGAGGAAAGGCAGGTGACCGCGCACCTCATACGCGGGGCGATAGCGGCCTATCTCCTCTTTGGCATCACCTGGTCGATCCTGTACACCCTCCTGGACCAGACGATTCCGGGAGCCTTCACCATGAACGTCCCGGCGGGAGCGGAACGCCAGGAGCGCTTCGTCTACTTCAGCTTCGTCACCCTCACTACCGTGGGATACGGCGACATTACCCCGAGCCACGACATTTCCCGCATGTTTGCCGTCGCCGAGGCTCTCGTGGGTCAGCTCTACCCCGCCACTCTTCTCGCACGGCTTGTCTCGCTGGAGGCTTCGCACGAGGAGAGAGGGGGGAGCCGGGTCCCCTGGGATGGGGACGGGAAGGGAGGTGAGGGATGCTGA
- a CDS encoding cytidylate kinase-like family protein has product MPDTVFTPSLEQRLRAYHDLSARARSLVPGAAPKPVITLSREFGCEAYPVAEELVSIAERKSDERWLLADISLLDAVAKEHNISEDQMLSLGHKSRWLDDLFATFSAHWKTDSEYYRLLCEQVVTLARLGNVVFVGLGAAIITRSMHNCFHFRLIADHDFKVRSIARRMEVPKQDAETIVAEQQKERDRMIRNLLDADEHQPLYYHMIFNNGSIPHKEIARIIAGYVFKNEG; this is encoded by the coding sequence ATGCCAGACACAGTGTTTACGCCGTCATTGGAGCAGAGACTGAGGGCCTACCACGATCTGAGCGCCCGGGCGAGGTCACTCGTACCTGGTGCAGCCCCGAAGCCGGTCATCACCCTGTCACGCGAGTTCGGATGCGAGGCGTACCCGGTCGCGGAAGAGCTGGTGTCGATCGCGGAGAGGAAGAGTGACGAGCGCTGGCTCCTTGCGGACATATCGCTTCTCGACGCGGTGGCAAAGGAGCACAACATCTCCGAGGACCAGATGCTCTCCCTCGGGCACAAGAGCCGCTGGCTCGACGACCTCTTCGCCACCTTCTCCGCCCACTGGAAAACTGACTCCGAGTACTACCGCCTCCTGTGCGAGCAGGTGGTCACCCTCGCACGGCTCGGAAACGTCGTCTTCGTGGGGCTCGGGGCTGCCATCATCACCCGCTCCATGCACAACTGCTTCCACTTCCGGCTGATAGCCGACCACGACTTCAAGGTCCGCTCCATCGCCCGCCGCATGGAGGTGCCGAAACAGGACGCGGAGACGATCGTCGCCGAACAGCAGAAGGAGCGGGACCGCATGATCCGCAACCTCCTGGATGCCGACGAGCACCAGCCGCTGTACTACCACATGATCTTCAACAACGGCTCGATCCCCCATAAGGAGATCGCCAGGATCATCGCGGGATACGTCTTCAAGAACGAGGGGTGA